From Bradysia coprophila strain Holo2 unplaced genomic scaffold, BU_Bcop_v1 contig_324, whole genome shotgun sequence, the proteins below share one genomic window:
- the LOC119079483 gene encoding UDP-glucosyltransferase 2-like, with protein MKLKSVFNYVTLLLLWGVCMIASEKILFLVLFGTRSHRIAMQPLAEKLVDRGHDVTFLAETKSSETNDPRIQEANFSGIFEHIASQTVDLGADAIAQRLAEGRHHNHLMGGTIWWDIIINAAEAFFTNRQFVEFVKTSHYDLIVVGTIKEVAVVMAYKMNAKVIWMNTGGALHHVDAETLGLPVESNWLPSFALGSPYWFVPDHIYTSFNTLWEYMRYYWHCLRKMDQIIQQNLGKDIPPLNELLQNFDLIFLNERFPYSYPRSLPPYIIPVGGMHVRHTDRDLPKDIQEFIDRFPYFIYISFGSLMHVGTLPTELRQDFFDAVASLRNVGFLWKWNGHVPSTMPSNVMTMEWFPQQAILANPKCKGFVTQGGAMSFQQAIYHAVPMIIIPIWWDQPALARLAVHYGVGIHLELSELTEKSLKSALHEIIFNESYKDMSVAVSNRAKNEPAASADTAVSWVEYTLRHDTKYLKSPSVAQSWWKKRLLDLWFLVFSVVFVVCFTVYQTTKLVVRRKIRNRKRSKRLKVL; from the exons atgaaactgaaatCAGTCTTCAATTATGTGACACTGTTGCTTTTGTGGGGAGTGTGCATGATTGCAtccgaaaaaattttgtttctggTCTTATTCGGAACACGTAGCCATCGCATCGCAATGCAACCATTAGCGGAAAAACTGGTTGACCGTGGTCATGACGTGACATTTCTAGCCGAAACAAAATCGTCGGAAACTAATGATCCTCGAATACAAGAAGCGAATTTCAGTGGAATTTTCGAGCATATCGCATCACAGACTGTGGATTTAGGGGCTGACGCAATTGCACAACGCTTGGCAGAAGGACGTCACCATAATCATTTAATGGGAGGAACGATTTGGTGGGATATAATTATCAACGCTGCCGAAGCATTTTTCACAAACCGACAGTTTGTGGAATTTGTCAAGACATCGCATTATGACTTGATAGTCGTTGGTACCATTAAAGAAGTAGCTGTAGTGATGGCCTATAAAATGAATGCCAAAGTTATCTGGATGAATACTGGCGGAGCATTGCATCACGTCGATGCAGAAACTCTGGGATTACCAGTTGAGTCGAACTGGTTGCCTAGCTTCGCGCTGGGCAGTCCCTATTGGTTCGTTCCAGATCATATATATACGTCGTTTAACACATTGTGGGAATATATGCGGTATTACTGGCACTGTCTTCGAAAGATGGACCaaataattcaacaaaatctggGCAAAGACATACCACCATTGAATGAGCtacttcaaaattttgatctcATATTTTTGAACGAGCGTTTCCCGTATTCGTATCCACGATCACTGCCACCATACATTATTCCTGTCGGCGGTATGCATGTAAGGCACACAGACCGTGATTTACCAAAG GACATTCAAGAGTTTATCGATCGATTTCCTTACTTCATCTACATAAGTTTCGGCAGTCTGATGCATGTAGGAACATTGCCGACCGAATTACGTCAAGACTTTTTCGATGCAGTTGCCTCGTTAAGAAATGTTGGTTTTCTGTGGAAATGGAATGGCCATGTTCCCAGTACAATGCCCAGCAACGTTATGACCATGGAATGGTTTCCTCAACAGGCGATCTTAG CGAACCCGAAATGTAAAGGATTCGTAACTCAAGGCGGAGCAATGAGCTTTCAGCAGGCAATTTATCACGCTGTACCAATGATCATAATACCAATATGGTGGGATCAGCCAGCTTTGGCCCGACTTGCCGTTCATTACGGTGTAGGAATACACTTGGAGTTATCGGAACTGACAGAGAAATCTTTGAAGTCTGCGCTCcacgaaataattttcaatgaatc ATATAAAGATATGTCGGTCGCCGTTTCCAATCGTGCTAAAAATGAACCTGCGGCATCCGCGGACACTGCGGTATCATGGGTCGAGTATACGTTACGCCATGACACCAAGTATTTAAAATCACCATCCGTGGCACAGAGTTGGTGGAAGAAACGATTGTTGGACTTATGGTTTCTGGTTTTCTCGGTGGTATTTGTTGTATGCTTTACAGTTTATCAAACCACAAAGCTTGTGGTGCGGCGTAAAATTAGAAATCGTAAACGCTCCAAGAGACTTAAagttttgtaa